GACGTCGAAGAACTTGCGCCTGACATGCGCCCAGCAGGCCACCTCTGCGATGCGGTCGCCATAGAGGCGGTCGAACCCGGCATAGCCATCGGCGTGCAGATCGCCCCGGAACCGGGCAAGATGTCCGGCGGGTCGTTCGCCCTTGCGGTCGGGCGCGTAGTGGAACAGCACGGCGGGCGGAGCCTCGCCGCCAGCCCCGCGCTCGTCGCGTACATAGGTCCACAGCCTGCCCGTCCTGGTGCGACCGGCACCAGGGGCCAGTACCGGCACCGGCGTGTCGTCGGCATGGAGGGTCGCGCCGCCCATGACGTGGCGCTCGAGCGCGTCGACCAAGGGGCCGAGGAGCGCGGCCGAGCGCCCGACCCAGTCGGCGAGCGTGGAGCGGGCAAGGTCGACGCCCTGGCGAGCATAGATGCCCGACTGGCGGTAGAGCGGCAGATGGTTGGCGTATTTGGACACCAGCACATGGGCGAGCAGCCCCGCACCGGGTCGACCGCGCTCGATGGGCATGGACGGCAACGGCGCCTGCACTATGCGCTCGCATGACCGGCAGCTGAGCCGCGGCCGGACGTGGCGCACGACCCGGAACGAGGCGGGCACATAGTCGAGCTGTTCCGTAACGTCCTCGCCCATGCGCCGCATGGCACCACCGCAGTCGGGGCAGACGCACGGTGCCTCATGCACGACCTCGGTGCGGGGCAGATGATCGGGCAGCGGCTGTCGATACGGCCTGGCGGTCTCCCGTGTCCGGGTGACCACCGGCATCGCCGCAGTGGCGGCTTCCGCCTCGCGCTCTTCCAGCCCGAGTTCCAGCTGGTCAGCCTGGTGCGTCAGCTTCTCCGACGAACGGCCGAAGGCCATGCGCCGCAGCCGCGCGACCTGCATCCGCAACTGCTCCAGCTCGGCGCCGGCAGCAATGAGCATGGCCTTCAGAAGGGCGATATCGTCGGGCAGCGAGGCGGCATCGGGCGACACGCCCGCTTATACCAGAACCCCCGTGCCGATACACGCGAAAGCCGCAGGAAACCGTACTTTTTACCAGGCCAAGGTCGGCTGCGAGGACCGGATCGGATGCCGCCAGTCCACCCCTTCGAGCAGCATCGACAGCTGCGCCGGGGTCAGCACCGCGACGCCGTCCGCGGTCGCCGGCCAGGTGAACCGGCCCCGCTCCAGACGCTTGGCATGGAGCACGAGACCCTGACCATCCCACCACAGCAGCTTGACCAGATCGCCACGCTTGCCCCGGAAGGCGTACACCGCACCGCCAAACGGATCCTGGCGCAGCCGCTGCTGTACCAGCGCGGCCAGCCCGTCGAAGCCCTTGCGCATGTCCGTGACCCCGGCCGCCAGATACACCCGGACACCGCCCGGCGGCCCGATCAAGCAAACCCCGCCAGCACGGTCTTGAGCACCCGCGCGTCGATGGGAGGTGCCAGGCGGATGCGTTGCCCGGCCGGGCCGACCACTTCCACCACACCCGGTCCGAGCGGCTCCGAATGCGGCACCATGGGCGCGCCCGCCACCTCGACCGGAATGAATGCCGGCCCCGGCAACGGCAATGCTTCGCTCGCCACCCCGTCGCGCAGCAGCGTGCGTCGCCAGCGATACACCAGCGACGTGCACACCCGGTGTCGCCGCGCCACCTCCAGCACGCTGGCACCCGGCATCATCGCCTCCGACACGATCCGCGCCTTGTCATCTTCGCTGAACCGCCGGCGCGGTTCAGGCCCAACCATCTCGATAATTCGCGTCGCCATGATGCCGCACCGGTGTCTGCCACAGTGCCGAACCTGTGGCTTGCGCATCACCTCGTCAGCAAGGTGGAGAAGACCGGACGCTTACGCTGATCGAACGTCTGGCATTGGGGGGTTAGCGGACATTAAATCCTCGGGCAGCGACTTGCCGGCGTTAAGGTGATATTTCGGTAGGAAAGGGGCCGCTCGATATCGCCATCGTCAGTAGCGATGGTTGCGGTCCCCTTGAACGTGGCTGGGATGCCGTTGCCCGGTCGACCGATGTCAGCCCGCTGCACCGGAGCGTAGAGAGTGACGAGGATGAAGGAGCGAAGTTCTTTCGGACTACCGTGGTTGAACCAAGTGGCACCTTGGCTACCATTTCCCTCGATAACGCCATTGGGTGTGGCACTGCTTCCAGCTTTGATCCGCCAGCCGTTCGGAATGCGGCAGACAGACTTAATATGCACACCCCAGGTTTCGATCGCAAAAGCCTCGATGCTCTCCGTGTCTTTCAGCGATATCCGCCCGATCGACAGTAGGTAGCTTCGTGGGTGGTCGACCGGTGCTGCGCCGATCATGAACAACGCCAAGGAGAGCAAGACTTTCATTTAAGCATGCTTGCACGCCAACGGAATGGCCGCAATTGGGCGGTAGCGGAACGTCAGCTACACGGCTCAAAAGGCTCAGGCTAGGTCCATCACACATTCCGAAGCGGCACCAGAAACCTGCCGCACGTTCAGCTTTACCGCTGGCCGATCAACCTTATTTCCGAACCGCCGGTTTACCGCGGCTGCGTACGCTAACCTGGCAATCTGGCCCGATGGAGATGATCGATGGGTCACTCGTCGATGGACCCCGCCTTTGACGAACTTCGACCTTGGAACGAAGGTCGGCTGATCGGTGCAAAGCGCGCGCTGAAGCAGCAACAGGTCTGGGCCATTCGCTTTTGGCTCGACCAGCATAAACGGTTGCGTGACCGAGCGCTGTTCGACTTCGCCATCGACAGCAAGCTGCGCGGCTGTGACGTGGTCAGAGTACGGATCTGAGATGTAGTTTCTGGCGGGCGCGTCCGTGACCGCGCCGTCGTGGTTCAGCAGAAGACTAGACGGCCGGTCCAGTTCGAGATGATGGACACGGCACGTAAGACAATGCGGGCATGGCTGGAGCGTCGTGGCGGCACACTGAACGACTTCGTCTTCCCGAGCCGAAACAACTACATGGCCCACATGAGCACCCGGCAATATGCCCGCCTCGTACACGAGTGGGTGGTCGGCATCGGTCTTCCGGCTCAAGATTACGGGACGCACTCGCTTCGGCGTACGAAAGCATCAATCATCTACAAGGCGACCGGCAACCTCCGCGCCGTTCAAATTCTTCTCGGCCATGCCAAGATCGACAGCACTGTCCGCTACCTGGGTGTCGACATCGAGGACGCTTTGGAACTGGCCGAACGCACTGAGGTCTGAGCCGACCCAGAATCGGTCATTCGCTGCCTCTCTTCACCTTGCCAACTCTTGCCGCGTATTCATGGTGCATCGGAGCAGGTGCTCGGCCTTCGGCTTGCCCGCGCGGACCATGTGGATATTCCGGCATGATGCTCTGTCTTCTTGGCACGTCGGCGACCTTCTTCGGGCCACACCACGCTCGGCAGCCCGCGATGCGGTGGGGCGGGCATGATCGCAGCACTATGCGGGCGCTATGTAATTAGCTGGAATCGATCTCGAAATGCTATGTCGAGGGCGATAACTGGATTGCCACATCAAGGGTTGTGGCATGGTAGCGTGGCATCGGTCGCGGCGCGCCGACATCGTTCTGCGCGCCACCGGACTTCTTCTTTGCTGGGTGAGTTACACCGCGATTTTGCGGCTCTTCGCCATGCACGTTCCGCCACAGAAAGCTGGCGTCCTTGCCTACGGGATTGCCGCGGTCGGCTTCATGGCCGCGAGTGCCGGCAGCGCACTGACCATCCTCGGTCACCATCTTTTCGATGAAATCGAGGTGAGCGCCCGCTGGCGGGGGCGCCCCGACCTAGATGTCTTCCCTCCGTCAGAAGGTAGCATTGCGATGGACATCCCGGAACCGGCCATGCTGGTCGTAGGCCGTGACATTGATGGTGACTGGACCGTCCGTGAGAGCGCTGGAATGCTCCTGGGGCGCTTCTCATCGGCACAGGCAGCGCAGCGCTTTGCCGAAGCGGAGCGGCGTGGACGAACATCGATTTCAGTTGCGACGTCAGCGGGGGCCCCGCACCGGATTGAGGGACGGCTGAGCCTCGTCAGCGATCGGACGCTGAAAAGCGGTGTGGGCCTTGGGTAAGCTACCTCCACGGTTGCTTGGCGTCGTGCTGCTTGGGTGTTTCGGCGGATCGACGTTGGTCCATCGCAATGTTTACGAGGCGGCGCGGCATGGTCCTGCGCAGGCCGCCGAGTTCGGCCTTGCCCTGCTGACGTTCATCCTCGCCAGCACCGGCATGCTACTGCTGGTCTATGGCGCCAGGCTGTTCAAGCCGGCGCCTGATCGCCTCCCCAGTGCCGAGCAACGTGTTAGAACCGCGTTCCGTGCGCGCCTGAAAGCGCCGATCACACCACAGGGTCGCGCGTTCGATACGCGTCAAGGCGCTTCAATGATGCAGACGCGGCACCGGATGGGTCTGTCGCGGCGCGCTCAATTGATCGCCGAATCCAACGCCCGGAAGTCCGATTGGACCCTGATTGACTGGACATTGGCTCCTCGGCGCTGATCAAGAACTTATGCCTGTCATCGCCGCCTATCTGTACCACCATGGCCGCCGTGTTCGCGAGATCGCGACCGACGAACGGGTCGATTGCCCCTCCGACCGATCGGAGTTCGTCTGGATCGGGCTGACCGACCCGAGTGCTGATGAGATCGACACGCTGCAGCGTCTCTACGACCTCCACCCGCTGGCGGTCGAAGACGCACTGAAGGACGGGCAGCTGCCGAAGGTTGACGTCTACGGCGATCAGTTGTTCGTCATCGGCCGAACTGCCCATCTATGCGACGGGCATATCGTCTATGGGCAGACGGCAGCCTTCCTCGGCCACAGCCATATCATCACTGTACGGCAGGCCTCGACAAGGTCGTACAAGCCGCTGCGCGAGCATCTGGAGGCCGCACCCGACCTGCTGGGCAAGGGCGGCGACTATGTCCTCCACGCCATCCTCGACTTCATCGTCGACGGCTATCTGCCGCTAATGACGGCCCTTGAGGAGGAGGTCGCGAGCATGGAACAGCGGATGCTCGACACCTTCCTCGATCGCGCCGAGATCGCCCGCATCTTTTCGCTAAGGCGTGAGCTGATGCGCTTCGATCGCATTCTGGTGCCGATGGAGGAGGTTGCCCGCAAGCTGTCCAAGAACGAGCTGCCGTGCGTCGATGCCGAGGCTCGGCTGTACTTCCGCGACGTGCTGGATCACGTCCGCAGGGTAGAGACGATGGCGAGCGGCTTGCGCGATCTGCTGTCATCGGTGTTCGAGTTCAGCAATCTTATCGAGCAGCAGCGCACCGGCGCCATCACACGCCAGCTTGCAGCGTGGGCAGCAATCCTAGCCGTACCGACTGCTATCGCCGGCATCTACGGGATGAACTTCGAGCATATGCCCGAGCTGCGAAGCCCCTATGGTTATCCCATAACCATAGGGGTGATCCTGACGATCTGTTCGGCGCTGTACTGGCGCTTTCGAAAGGCGCGTTGGTTGTAGACCGTCCGCACACCAGCCCGAATGCGACGAGCCGTTGTCACGCTTACGCGCGCACTATGCAATTTCCCGGAATCGATATCGAAACACTATGCGGTGCCCCGTACCTCCGAAATGCGGGCGCTGGACGCTCGATTATTGAAGGTTTGAAAGGCGATATGTCGTCTGAACCCACTCCGGAGCCCGACTACCGCGGGACGATTATCTACGTCGGTCAGGACAAAGCAGGCCACTGGCTCGTGCAGGATAGCGGCCACAAGATGGAGGGCCGGTTCGTCTCACGCGGCGCAGCGCTCAGCTTCGCCGAAGCGGAGCGGCAGATTTACCACGCGAGTCTCGAGATCGTCTCGGTACCGTTGGTTCCGTTTATCTCCTTCGAGCCGGTGAGCCCGGCCGAGCACGCACTGCGCCGCGCCGCCTGAGGATTACCTATGACACCGAAACTGAAGCCGTCCGTCACGGCTAATCGTCTGTCGTCCACATCAAGGGTTACTCCGTCCACGATCCTGGGCAGTCGTGCCGCCCATAACGATGCGCGCTGGACTGACATCTGCGCCGCGCTTGATGCCCTGCGCGAGCGAGGGCGCCATTCCGTCCGTATCGTCGACGCTGACTGCTCCTGCGGCACCTTGCTGATCGAGGCAGCGCGTCATGCCAGGACGCTCGGCTTCACGGCGATCGAAGTCCGCGGCATTGATGGCTCACCGGCGATGATCGGGCGGGCGCGTACAGCAGCCGCCCGTCTGCATGAACCGGCGATTGGGCTCACCTTCGAGGTCGCGGACATAGTCGACGCGCTGGCAGGCGAGGCCGATTTCCCGGCAGATATCGTCCTGTGGCACGGCAGCCGCGCAATCAACGACCGGCCAGGCCTACGTGAAAGCCTCGTCAATGCCGGCGACTTGCTCATCGCCGACCGTGATCAGGTGCGGGCGGCATGACCCGTCGCGATCTCCAATGGAAAGCCGGCGGCTTTGCACTGCTGGCCTCCTCCTGTGCGATGTGCCTGGCGCTCGACGGTTCGCCGGCGATGATCGTCTTCTTTCCACTTGCCCTGCTCGGCTTGCCGCTGATGATCCATGGCAAGCGGGTCGGACAATTGCTCCGTGCCGAGCGGCGCGGGCACAGCCACACCGCCGAAGTCGTCCATGCCGCCCGGGTGCGTCGCCGCGGGCAGGCGGACGATGGCTTCGGCCACTGATACGCAAGGTCACCTGTGATGAGCTTTTTCGACTATCGTGACGGCATCCTGTGCGCCGAGGGCGTCCCCCTGCCCGCTATTGCCGATGCGGTCGGCACGCCCGTCCACATCTATTCGGTGAGCGCGCTCCGGCAGGCCGCTGATGCATTCACGTCAGCCCTGCAAGGTCTGCCGTCCGCCCGATTCGCCTTTGCGGTCAAGGCTAATCCCAATGGCGCAGTCCTTCGGCTGCTCGCTGAGTGCGGCTACGGCGCCGACATCGTGTCGGGGGGCGAGCTGCGCCGAGCCCTGGATGCAGGGATCGCGCCTAGGGATGTGGTCTTCTCCGGCGTCGGGAAGACCGACCAGGAGCTGATCGACGCGCTGGAGACCGGCATTGGCCAATTCAACCTTGAACTGGAGGAAGAGGGTCGCGTTCTGGCGCAGTTGGCGCGGCGACGCGGCATGCGTGCACCTGCGGTGTTGCGCGTGAACCCCGATGTCGACGGCGGAACGCACGCCAAGATCACGACGGGGAGGCGGACGAGCAAATTCGGTGTCGATATCGGTGGCGCGCCGGACATGTATGACCGGCTAGCGCGGCAGGAGAACCTCGATCTGCAAGGGATCGCGCTTCACATCGGCAGTCAGATCAGCGATCTGGGGCCATTAGAGGCCGCGTACCGGCGGATCGGCGCCTTGGTGCTCGAACTGCGCGCACGCGGGCACACGATCACCCGTGTCGATCTGGGTGGTGGGCTCGGCATTGCATATCGGCCTGGAGACGTGATGCCGTCGCTCGCCGACTATGCGGCGATGGTTGCGCGTGTAACGCGCGACTGGAACGTCAGCCTCACTTTCGAACCTGGTCGCATCATCACCGGTCTGACCGGCGTGCTGCTAACACGGGTGATTTGGGTGAAGCCGGGTCCGAGCCGTCCGTTCGTCATCGTCGATGCCGCAATGAACGATCTGGCGCGCCCCGCGCTCTACGACGCATATCACCGCTTCTCGGCCGTTCGTCCGGATGGGAGAACGATGGTTGCTAACATCGCCGGGCCCATCTGCGAAACTGGTGACATGTTCGGTATCGATCGGACGATCGATAACGTTGAACGCGGGGACCTGGCCGTTTTCCATGCCACCGGTGCGTATGGCGCAGCGATGGCCTCAAGCTACAACTCTCGCCCGATAAGCCCGCAGGTGATGGTCGATGGGGACAGATTCAAGCTGGTCGGCGATCGTACCTTGCCGTCTGATTTTCCAACGCGGCCAATGCACCAATTTCAAACGGCAGATCGCGCTCTCAACGAAGTAGTGACACGAGCAGCTTAACGCAGCCGTTCCCTTTTGATTTCGAAAGGACCGGCCAGCAGGTCCGGCAACGCCACTTCGAGCGCGGGCCCCAACCACCCAACCGCCCCCTCGCAGTAGAGAATGAACTACGGCAATACGGTGAACCGGACCCAGATGCGGTCATTCCGCGCGAGATTGACGCAGCCTGATTTCTGCCATTCGTTCACGCGAGAAAAGAAGCCTGTTCGCCCGCCAAATTGGACGACCGAGCGTCGGGTATTGGGAGGTTTCGATCCTCCAAAATTTTGGATTCGCGTTCACCCGCGAGAGCAGGTCGACCAACTTGCCGAGAGATGCATCAATCACCCCACAGAATGTGGTCAAATTCATTCTGTGGGGTGAAGGCGACGGATGTCGCGAGCCGCCCTATGCCGAGCAGCGGCAAGTCGCTCAAGTGTCAAAAGTGCGAAAGCATGAGCCCGACGGAGGTTGTGACCACCCAGTTACAGACGTTCGTGCGCCTGCTATCGTCCCGCGACACCGGACTTGTGTGCATCTGGACTTAGCGAATCGCTTCCGTACCTATGGCGGACCAGCCGGAGCGGCCTGGACTGAGATACTTCTGCCTCGCAGGTAACGGAAGTGCGGAAAGCTGATAGCTGCCGATGGTGTGCCAGCTCAAGGCGCAGGCGCTCTGCTTCAGAGCGTGATGCCCGCGCTAACACTGGCCCCGTCAAAGCGATCATCAACTTCGCGCCCGTCGCAAATTACCGCGGATTGGTGTGGGCATCCCCTCCGCAGCGTCACTTGCCTGCACACACGTCACGCTGATCTCGCACTGCATCAGGAGGCTGCGTGATCGCCGAAAATGATCGGAGGTCCCCAGCTTTTTGCTCCAATCGATCAACTGTCTGATCCAATGTGCAAAGTTGATGACCTTTCCGACAGGTCGTCAACCGCTCATGATACCTTTCAGACAGGTGGACAGAGATCCGCCGCATTAGAGAGGATCATCGATGCGCTTTATCTCCGTGCTCGCCCTATCTACGTCGGTCGCCCTCGCGCTTCCCGCTGTAGCGGCAGCGCAGGCCGTGCCGGGAGAGGCGCAGACCAGCCCGGACGCCAGCGCGCAGACCGGCGCGAATTCCAACCCGGACGATATCGTGGTCACCGCGCGCCGGCGGGAGGAATCGCTTAAGAACGTTCCGATCGCGGTGACCGCGATCACGGGCGACCGGCTGAAGGAGCTGCAGGTCAACACCGTCAAGGACATCGCCAACTATACGCCGGGCCTCAGCATCAACTCGGACAGCGTCGGCCGGGCCTTCGTGACCATCCGTGGCATCGGCACCACGCTGATCGATACCGTCCAGCCGGGCGTGGGCATCTTCATCGACGGCATCTACCAGCCCAACACCAGCTATCTGAACTCGCCGATCGTCGACATCGCCCGGATCGAGGTGCTGCGCGGGCCGCAGGGTACGCTGTTCGGCAACAACACGCTCGGCGGCGCGATCAACATCGTCACGCGCCAGCCGGGCAACGCATGGGAAGGCCGCTTCGATTCCGCGGTCGCCGGGCCGGACAATTATGCCTCCGTGTCGGGCAGCATCAGCGGCCCGCTGGTCAAGGACGTGCTCGCCTTCCGGGTCGGTGCCTCCTACCACGTCCAGAACGGCTTCATGCGCAACACGCTGGATGTGGGCAATCAGAACCCGCTGGAGCAGAAGAGCGTCAACGGCACGCTGCGCTTCACGCCGGCGCGCTGGGCGACCTTTACCGCCAACGGCAATTACGACCGCACCTTCGGCGGCAACACCGGCTACATCCATGTCGCGGGCCCGACGGATTATACGCTCACCGGCGCGACCAATCAGCGCAGCCTCGCCACCATCGACTATTACGGCGCAAACCTGAAAAGCGAATTCACGTCCGACCGGCTGAAGACCAAGGCGACGGTCATCCTCGCCTACAACCGCAAGACGTCGTCGGCTGCAGGCGACG
This portion of the Sphingomonas sp. FARSPH genome encodes:
- the tnpA gene encoding IS66-like element accessory protein TnpA, whose amino-acid sequence is MATRIIEMVGPEPRRRFSEDDKARIVSEAMMPGASVLEVARRHRVCTSLVYRWRRTLLRDGVASEALPLPGPAFIPVEVAGAPMVPHSEPLGPGVVEVVGPAGQRIRLAPPIDARVLKTVLAGFA
- a CDS encoding magnesium and cobalt transport protein CorA yields the protein MPVIAAYLYHHGRRVREIATDERVDCPSDRSEFVWIGLTDPSADEIDTLQRLYDLHPLAVEDALKDGQLPKVDVYGDQLFVIGRTAHLCDGHIVYGQTAAFLGHSHIITVRQASTRSYKPLREHLEAAPDLLGKGGDYVLHAILDFIVDGYLPLMTALEEEVASMEQRMLDTFLDRAEIARIFSLRRELMRFDRILVPMEEVARKLSKNELPCVDAEARLYFRDVLDHVRRVETMASGLRDLLSSVFEFSNLIEQQRTGAITRQLAAWAAILAVPTAIAGIYGMNFEHMPELRSPYGYPITIGVILTICSALYWRFRKARWL
- the tnpB gene encoding IS66 family insertion sequence element accessory protein TnpB (TnpB, as the term is used for proteins encoded by IS66 family insertion elements, is considered an accessory protein, since TnpC, encoded by a neighboring gene, is a DDE family transposase.), with amino-acid sequence MIGPPGGVRVYLAAGVTDMRKGFDGLAALVQQRLRQDPFGGAVYAFRGKRGDLVKLLWWDGQGLVLHAKRLERGRFTWPATADGVAVLTPAQLSMLLEGVDWRHPIRSSQPTLAW
- the lysA gene encoding diaminopimelate decarboxylase → MSFFDYRDGILCAEGVPLPAIADAVGTPVHIYSVSALRQAADAFTSALQGLPSARFAFAVKANPNGAVLRLLAECGYGADIVSGGELRRALDAGIAPRDVVFSGVGKTDQELIDALETGIGQFNLELEEEGRVLAQLARRRGMRAPAVLRVNPDVDGGTHAKITTGRRTSKFGVDIGGAPDMYDRLARQENLDLQGIALHIGSQISDLGPLEAAYRRIGALVLELRARGHTITRVDLGGGLGIAYRPGDVMPSLADYAAMVARVTRDWNVSLTFEPGRIITGLTGVLLTRVIWVKPGPSRPFVIVDAAMNDLARPALYDAYHRFSAVRPDGRTMVANIAGPICETGDMFGIDRTIDNVERGDLAVFHATGAYGAAMASSYNSRPISPQVMVDGDRFKLVGDRTLPSDFPTRPMHQFQTADRALNEVVTRAA
- a CDS encoding methyltransferase domain-containing protein codes for the protein MTPKLKPSVTANRLSSTSRVTPSTILGSRAAHNDARWTDICAALDALRERGRHSVRIVDADCSCGTLLIEAARHARTLGFTAIEVRGIDGSPAMIGRARTAAARLHEPAIGLTFEVADIVDALAGEADFPADIVLWHGSRAINDRPGLRESLVNAGDLLIADRDQVRAA
- the tnpC gene encoding IS66 family transposase; this encodes MLIAAGAELEQLRMQVARLRRMAFGRSSEKLTHQADQLELGLEEREAEAATAAMPVVTRTRETARPYRQPLPDHLPRTEVVHEAPCVCPDCGGAMRRMGEDVTEQLDYVPASFRVVRHVRPRLSCRSCERIVQAPLPSMPIERGRPGAGLLAHVLVSKYANHLPLYRQSGIYARQGVDLARSTLADWVGRSAALLGPLVDALERHVMGGATLHADDTPVPVLAPGAGRTRTGRLWTYVRDERGAGGEAPPAVLFHYAPDRKGERPAGHLARFRGDLHADGYAGFDRLYGDRIAEVACWAHVRRKFFDVHAATGSPTAREALDHIAGLYAVERDVRGRLPDERRHARQARAGPLLDAFRQWLDATGPKLSRRSDLAVAIRYALARWQALTRYADDGRLEIDNNAAERSLRGIAVGRKNWLFAGSDQGGHRAASIYSLVETARLNGVDPEAWLADTIRRIADHPARRVAELLPWNYRPV